A region from the Sandaracinus amylolyticus genome encodes:
- a CDS encoding TadE/TadG family type IV pilus assembly protein, producing MGGAIEGSRRPGFLRRFLANDEGTASIEAVIMIPFFIIVWGLLLFAVDVYKHKIDAGMQARDCGWSFAQTGCETLPPQCQAEPGDPVAVDGGAGTGELESSMDDLPLDIPIIGDVLNGIIDELFGELRVARHNEDVNRPQVLGATTVHTRGAFAIMCNERPTTVGEMALDMVCAIAPFFCG from the coding sequence GAGCGATCGAAGGGTCGCGCCGGCCCGGCTTCCTGCGCCGTTTCCTCGCGAACGACGAGGGCACCGCGAGCATCGAGGCGGTGATCATGATCCCGTTCTTCATCATCGTCTGGGGCCTGCTGCTCTTCGCCGTCGACGTCTACAAGCACAAGATCGACGCGGGCATGCAGGCGCGCGACTGCGGGTGGTCGTTCGCGCAGACGGGATGCGAGACGTTGCCTCCGCAGTGTCAGGCCGAGCCGGGCGATCCGGTCGCGGTCGACGGCGGCGCGGGCACCGGCGAGCTCGAGTCGAGCATGGACGACCTGCCGCTCGACATCCCGATCATCGGCGACGTGCTCAACGGCATCATCGACGAGCTCTTCGGCGAGCTGCGCGTCGCGCGGCACAACGAGGACGTCAATCGCCCGCAGGTGCTCGGCGCGACCACGGTCCACACGCGCGGCGCCTTCGCGATCATGTGCAACGAGCGCCCGACCACCGTGGGCGAGATGGCGCTCGACATGGTGTGCGCGATCGCGCCCTTCTTCTGCGGATGA
- the cpaB gene encoding Flp pilus assembly protein CpaB, with protein MNAKALLAAIGVAAAGIVMLFLYMQRFEDEASGGAPVRVIIATQDIPLGTAVSEAMLGYRDLPQSYVEGRHIPREDAQRIIGVRVTSGVRAGESLLWSDLATTSDQSRDLSSLVRSGQRAITIRADASTSFGGLVRPGDRVDVLLTLERATQDPVTVPLLQNLLVLAAGQDTGAMQRPGQTTRRPQTINQVTLSASIEQSQLLAFSSERGRLTLVLRNPDDIEVLENLPETSTADIIEPARRERVQRSTPRRPDAPATDTAPVPIRIEGGRGR; from the coding sequence ATGAACGCCAAGGCACTCCTCGCCGCCATCGGAGTCGCGGCCGCCGGGATCGTGATGTTGTTCCTGTACATGCAGCGCTTCGAGGACGAGGCCTCGGGCGGTGCGCCGGTGCGGGTGATCATCGCGACGCAGGACATCCCGCTCGGGACGGCGGTGAGCGAAGCGATGCTGGGCTATCGCGATCTCCCGCAGTCGTACGTCGAAGGGCGCCACATCCCGCGCGAAGACGCGCAGCGCATCATCGGCGTTCGTGTGACGAGCGGCGTGCGCGCCGGCGAGTCGCTCCTCTGGAGCGACCTCGCGACGACGAGCGATCAGAGCCGCGATCTCTCGAGCCTGGTCCGCAGCGGTCAGCGCGCGATCACGATCCGCGCGGACGCGTCGACGTCGTTCGGCGGTCTCGTGCGCCCCGGCGATCGCGTGGACGTGCTGCTCACGCTCGAGCGCGCGACGCAGGATCCCGTGACCGTGCCGCTGCTGCAGAACCTCCTGGTGCTCGCGGCGGGCCAGGACACCGGCGCGATGCAGCGCCCCGGGCAGACGACGCGTCGCCCGCAGACGATCAACCAGGTCACGCTCAGCGCGAGCATCGAGCAGTCGCAGCTCCTCGCGTTCTCGTCGGAGCGCGGGCGGCTCACGCTCGTGCTGCGCAACCCCGACGACATCGAGGTCCTCGAGAACCTCCCCGAGACGTCGACGGCCGACATCATCGAGCCGGCTCGTCGCGAGCGGGTCCAGCGCAGCACTCCGCGCAGGCCCGACGCGCCGGCCACCGATACGGCCCCGGTTCCCATTCGCATCGAAGGTGGACGTGGACGCTAA